From the genome of Xiphophorus hellerii strain 12219 chromosome 11, Xiphophorus_hellerii-4.1, whole genome shotgun sequence, one region includes:
- the pimreg gene encoding uncharacterized protein pimreg isoform X1 — protein MDGFGRAVVGVWRAHTVLDESDGAESSPEVPDRFRKMPSSSSLGSLRMSLRKRLPLRSVQANSLPEASTTEIQKQQQPKPSTARKLSRSARNSISEMCQRFQRTREFSREECLVATPGRDPEIAGASSCTPRRTPRRAATPRRTPRSAAKPGRTPGSRERKTPEASVRGVRTGRGRRQLVRMAALRSPFSSPNTENQRIKFDKDLESVSSGIRRLKHLSKAFDDIIRREDRPGSSNCPGGAMMRKLDPSGKLSRSNLARRASNLSNTLGGWANTAVNTIRKPN, from the exons atggatgGGTTTGGAAGAGCTGTGGTTGGAGTCTGGCGGGCGCACACAGTCCTGGATGAATCTGATGGAGCAGAGAGCTCCCCAGAAGTTCCTGATCGTTTCCGTAAGATgccctcctcatcctccctcGGCTCCCTGCGGATGTCCTTGCGGAAGCGGCTGCCGCTCCGGTCGGTCCAGGCAAACTCTCTCCCGGAAGCATCAACCACAGAAatccagaagcagcagcagcccaAACCCAGCACGGCCCGCAAGCTCTCCCGCAGCGCCAGGAACTCCATCAGCGAAATGTGCCAG AGGTTTCAAAGGACCAGAGAGTTTTCACGCGAGGAGTGCTTGGTGGCCACCCCGGGTCGAGACCCAGAAATTGCAGGTGCATCATCTTGCACTCCGCGGCGTACTCCTCGTCGAGCTGCAACACCCAGGCGCACCCCTAGATCTGCTGCCAAACCCGGCCGCACGCCGGGGTCTAGAGAACGAAAGACCCCTGAAGCGTCTGTACGTGGGGTGAGAACGGGGAGAGGCAGGAGGCAGCTGGTCCGAATGGCTGCGCTGCGAAGTCCCTTTTCTTCCCCAAACACAGAGAACCAGAGAAT aaaatttgacAAAGATTTGGAGTCTGTTTCCAGTGGAATCAGAAGGCTCAAACATCTGTCCAAGGCTTTTGATGACATAATCCGAAGAGAGGACAG GCCTGGTTCAAGCAACTGTCCTGGAGGGGCGATGATGAGAAAGTTGGACCCCAGTGGGAAACTCAGTCGGTCCAACCTCGCGCGCCGCGCATCAAATCTCTCAAACACACTGGGAGGATGGGCCAACACAGCTGTGAACACTATCCGGAAACCAAACTGA
- the pimreg gene encoding uncharacterized protein pimreg isoform X2, which translates to MDGFGRAVVGVWRAHTVLDESDGAESSPEVPDRFRKMPSSSSLGSLRMSLRKRLPLRSVQANSLPEASTTEIQKQQQPKPSTARKLSRSARNSISEMCQRFQRTREFSREECLVATPGRDPEIAGASSCTPRRTPRRAATPRRTPRSAAKPGRTPGSRERKTPEASVRGVRTGRGRRQLVRMAALRSPFSSPNTENQRIKFDKDLESVSSGIRRLKHLSKAFDDIIRREDRELTHPLIVE; encoded by the exons atggatgGGTTTGGAAGAGCTGTGGTTGGAGTCTGGCGGGCGCACACAGTCCTGGATGAATCTGATGGAGCAGAGAGCTCCCCAGAAGTTCCTGATCGTTTCCGTAAGATgccctcctcatcctccctcGGCTCCCTGCGGATGTCCTTGCGGAAGCGGCTGCCGCTCCGGTCGGTCCAGGCAAACTCTCTCCCGGAAGCATCAACCACAGAAatccagaagcagcagcagcccaAACCCAGCACGGCCCGCAAGCTCTCCCGCAGCGCCAGGAACTCCATCAGCGAAATGTGCCAG AGGTTTCAAAGGACCAGAGAGTTTTCACGCGAGGAGTGCTTGGTGGCCACCCCGGGTCGAGACCCAGAAATTGCAGGTGCATCATCTTGCACTCCGCGGCGTACTCCTCGTCGAGCTGCAACACCCAGGCGCACCCCTAGATCTGCTGCCAAACCCGGCCGCACGCCGGGGTCTAGAGAACGAAAGACCCCTGAAGCGTCTGTACGTGGGGTGAGAACGGGGAGAGGCAGGAGGCAGCTGGTCCGAATGGCTGCGCTGCGAAGTCCCTTTTCTTCCCCAAACACAGAGAACCAGAGAAT aaaatttgacAAAGATTTGGAGTCTGTTTCCAGTGGAATCAGAAGGCTCAAACATCTGTCCAAGGCTTTTGATGACATAATCCGAAGAGAGGACAG GGAGCTCACACATCCCCTGATTGTGGAGTAG